CGGGCGGGGTGGTGATCGTGATCCAGATCGAGTCCGAGGCGAGCTTGGTCTCGCCGTCCTCGGCGGAGAGGGTGTACGCGTCGATCCGGTAGTTGCCCGGGTCGAGAGCGAAGGTGACCTGCCAGTCGCCGAGTTCGGGCGCGCCCTGGGTGGCCTGGACGTTGGCGCGCTTGAGCACCCGCCCGTTCTGGGAGACGTCGACGGTGACCATCGCCTCGAAGACGCGCGCCAGGCCGGCGACCGTCAGCGGGCTGTTGTAGCTGCGGCCCGACAGCGGCGCGGTGATCGCGACGTAGTTGCTCTGACCGTCGTCGACGGGGATGCCGGAGTCGTCCTGGTTGCGCTCCTGCTCCTCGGTGACCGGCTTGAGCATCATCGTGTTCTCGGGCGACTCGATGACGCCCTCGGTGGGCTCGGGGTCGTCGCCGCCGGTGGCGCCGATCTCCGGGCCCGGGTCCTCGGGGACGTAGCGCTCGACGTCGGACTGCGAGTTCGAGATGACCGGCCCGTCGAAGGGCTGGACCGCGACCGGGTCCGGCGGCCGCTCGACGACGTTGACGTCGCGGCCGTTGTCGCCGGTGACCTGCAGGCCGATGGCGGTGCCGGCGACCAGAGCGAGCACGAGCGTGCCGCCGGCCAGGGCGGGACGGGAGGCGGCGGAGGTGAACCAGCCGAGGACGCCGCGGCGGGCCTCGGTGCGGGCGCGGATCTTGGCCAGGCCGTCCCCGACCGGGTGGACGCGGTCGGCCTCCGCGCGCAGGGCGCGGGCCAGGATCGCCTCGAGGTCCTCGGGCGGCTCGGGCCGGCCGAACCGGCTGCCGTAGTCGCTCATGACGTCTGCTCCGCTTCCAGCATCGCTCGCAACGCTGCCATGCCCCGGTGGGTGTGGCTCTTCACGGCTCCCTTGGACACCTTCATCGCCGCGGCGATGTCGGCCTCGGACAGATCTCCGTAGTAGCGCAGGACGAGCGCCTCGCGCTGCCGCTCGGGCAGCTTGCGCAGGGCGGCCATCACGCGGTCGCTCTCCAGCCGGGAGAGCGCGCCGTGCTCGGCGCTCGGCATGTCGGGGCCGGGCGTGGGGGCGTACTTGTCGGCGACGACCCGCCGACGCAGGACCGACCGGGACCGGTTGACCACCGTCTGACGCAGGTACGCCAGCGCCTTGTCCTGGTCCTGGATCCGACGCCACGCGCCGTGCATGGCGACGAAGGCGTCCTGGACGACCTCCTCGGCCTGCATCGAGTCGCGCAGGAGCAGGGCGGACAGCCGGACAAGGGAGCGGTAGTGCTCGGAGTACAGCGCGGTGACGGCCTCGTCGGCGTCCCACCGGGCGCCGGCGGCCCCCAGCTCCGCGACCATGACTGTCATACCCCCAAGACGCCGGACTGGCTGGATAGGTTTACCTGGTGACCAGCTCAGCGCCCGAACCGGATTGTCTGTTCTGCAAGATCGTCGCCGGAGAGATCCCGGCAACAATAGTCGCGGAGACCGCCGACACCGTCGCTTTCCGTGACATCAACCCCCAGGCGCCGACGCACGTGCTGGTGATCCCCCGGGAGCACCACCGTGACGTGGCCGTCATGGCCGAGCAGAACCCCGCCCTCGCGGGCCGGCTGCTCGCCGACGTGGCCGCCGTGGCGCAGCAGGAAGGGCTGCCCGGCTTCCGCCTGGTGTTCAACACCGGCGCCGCCGCGCAGCAGACGGTCTTCCACGTCCACGCCCACGTCATCGGCGGCCGTGAGCTGACCTGGCCGCCGGGCTGACGCCGGGTCAAGGGGTGGCAGGTGTGCCCAGAGCACACCTGGCGGCGGCAACGGCGGACGGCTGACCGTCGCTCGCCGGCGGTGACGCACGTCACGCTGCGGGCATGACTGCCCCCACCCGTTCCGCGTTCGACACCTGCGACCTCGACTCCGTCGACCTGTCGGTGCCCGAGGCCTTCGTCGACGGCCCGCCGCACGAGTTGTTCGCGCGACTGCGCGCGCAGGCCCCCGTGCACCGCAACCACAGCCGGAATCCCTACGTCGGGGACTTCTGGTCGATCACGCGGGCCGCCGACATCGAGATGGTCAGCAAGCACGCCACCTTGTTCTCCGCGCACGAGCGCGGCATCTGGATGCGGTCCGACGCCGCCGGCGGGCTGGACCTGATGCGCAACATGGTCATCTTCAAGGACCCGCCCGACCACACGCGCTACCGGAAGCTGGTCCAGGTCGCGTTCACCCCGCGGACGATCGCGCACCTGGAGGACTACGTCCGCGCGCGGGTCACCACGATCCTCGACCGGGCCGCCGAGACCGGCTCGATGGACCTGGTGAAGGACCTGTCGCTGCCGGTGCCGCTCGCCGTCATCACCGACCTGCTCGGGGCACCCGCCTCCGACGTCGGCAAACTCGCGGACTGGACCGCCCGGCTGGACACCGGCGTCGATGCGCCCGAGCTGGGCATCTGCATGGAAGCCATGATGGAGATGGCCGGCTACCTCGAAGAACTGATTCTGGGTCAGATCAAGGGGGACTCGCTCGTCGGGCTGCTCGCGCGCGCGGAGGTCGACGGCGACCGCCTCACCGAGGACGAGCTGCTGATGTTCTTCGCGATCCTCGTCTTCGCCGGCAACGACACGACGCGGAACGCCACGTCCTCCGGGGTGCTCGCCCTGACCGAGCATCCCGACCAGCTCCAGGCGCTCGCCGCGGACCCGTCGCGCATCCCGAACGCGGTGGAGGAGATCCTGCGTTGGAGCACGCCGCTGAACTACTTCGCGCGCACCGCGCTGGAGGACACCGAGATCCGCGGGGTCCCGATCGCGGCGGGCGACCTGCTCCTGCTCTGGTACGCCTCGGGCAGCCGCGACGAGGAGATCCTGCCCGGCGCGGACCGGTTCGACGTCCTGCGGCCGGTGGAGTACCACCAGGCCTTCGGCGGCGGCGGACGGCACTTCTGCCTCGGCGCCGGTCTCGCCCGCCTGGAGCTGAAGGTCATCTTCGAGGAATTCACCCGCCGCGTCCGGGACCCCCGCCTGTCGGGCCCCGTCGTGCGGCACTGCACGACCTGGGTGAACGGCTACGACTCGATCCCGCTGACCTTCACCCCGGCGTAGCCGGGTCCGGCGCCAGGACCGCCGGGCCGTAGTGCTCGGCGACGGCGAGGGCGAGGGCGAGCCCGGACCGGTCCTCGTCGAGGGGCCGGCCCCGCAGCCGGGCCGCCAGCTCGAGTCGCTGCTGGATCGTGTTGCGGTGGTAGTTCAGCTCGCGCGCGACGGCGCGGATGTTCGTCCCGCCGTCGAGGTAGTTCCGCAGCGTCGCGCGCAGCCGCTCCTCGCGCTCCCCGGGCAGCGCGAGGTCGCCGAGCTGGGCCGCGACGAACCGGCGCAGGGCCTCGACGTCGTCGGTGAGGACGGCGAGGGTGGCGACGTCCGCGAAGCGCGTGACGCCGACGGGCACCGCCGCCGCGGACGCGATCGTCTGCGCCCGCAGGGCCTCGGCGTGGCTCGCGCGGAAGCCGGCGGGCCCGGGCGCCGGGGTGCCGGTGGCGATCCGGAACCCGTCCCGGGGTGCGGGCAGCTCGCCGTCCAGCCACCCGGCCCCGGCCGGGGCGCTGATCCAGCCCCAGGTCGTCGTCGAGTCGACGGGGACGAGCAGCGGCGCGCAGCCGGCCGCGGCGTCCGCCCACTCGCGGGCGGCGGCCTCCAGCCCGCCGACGTCCCGGCCGGAGAACCGCGCCCGGGACCAGCAGACGAACGCCACGTGGGTGCGTTCCAGCGGGTGCCCCAGGCGCCGGGACAGCTCGTGCTCGGACCCGCTCGCCCGGCCCTCCAGCACCGCGAGCACGTCGTCCCGCTGGCGCCACGAGGCACCCCGCAGCCGCGCCTCGCGCTCGACGGCGTGGGTGTGGACGGTGACCTCCATCCCGGCGGTCACGTACTCCAGGAGGACCTCGGCGCACAGCGCGACGACCGCGGCCCGAGCCTCGGGATCCGCGATCTCGGTCTCGATCCGCTGCTGCCACAGCTGCCAGAGCCGCTGGTGCCCGCGCTGGTACGAGCGGAGGATCGCCCCGACGGAGACGTCCCAGTGCGCGCAGTCGCGGGCGAACGGGGCGGTGATGGCGGCGAGTTCGACCGGCTGGGGGCTCCCGGCGGCGGCCAGGGCGGCGGTGATCGCCGCGACGTGCTCGTCGACCATCTGCTGGGTCTGGCGGGCGATGACGGGCACCGCGGTCAGCTCCGGGACGCCGGGGAGGACCTCGCGGTGGAGGGTCGCGGCCGTGTCTCGGTCGCCCGGGGCGTGGCGGCGTGCCACCTCCGAGAGCAGTTGCGCGACCTTCGGACGGTCCACGGTCGCAGCCTAGGGCCGCGGCGGGCGCGTAGCATGGCGCCGATGGCCGAGAGCGCAACCGCCGAGCACACGATCGTCGTACCCCCCAGTGTTCCGATGGTGGGTCTGCTCGGGTCCGGAGACGAGTACCTGCGAGTGATCGAGCGCTCGTTCCCTGCGGTCGACTTCCTCGCCCGCGGGAACGAGATCCGCGTACAGGGTCCGCAGCCCGAGGTCGCCCTGGCCGAGCGTCTGTTCGACGAGCTCGTCGTGGTGCTGCGCACCGGCGCTCCGCTGTCCGCGGACTCGGTCCGCCGGTCGGTCGAGATGCTCCGCGCGGACACGCTCACCCGTCCGGCGGACGTGCTGACGGCCGACATCCTGTCGAACCGCGGCCGCGCGATCCGTCCCAAGACGCTCAATCAGAAGCGCTACGTCGACGCGATCGACCGGCACACGATCACGTTCGGGATCGGCCCGGCCGGTACCGGCAAGACGTACCTGGCCGTCGCCAAGGCGGTCCAGGCGCTGCAGACCAAGCAGGTCGACCGGATCATCCTGACCCGCCCGGCGGTCGAGGCGGGGGAGCGGCTCGGGTTCCTGCCCGGCACGCTCTACGAGAAGATCGACCCGTACCTGCGCCCGCTCTACGACGCGCTCCGGGACATGATGGACCCGGAGGCCGTCCCGCGCCTGCTGACCGACGGGGTCATCGAGGTCGCGCCGCTCGCCTTCATGCGCGGCCGCTCCCTGAACTCGGCCTTCATCATCCTCGACGAGGCGCAGAACACCTCGCCCGAGCAGATGAAGATGTTCCTCACCCGCCTCGGGTTCGACTCGAAGATCGTCGTCACCGGCGACATCACGCAGGTCGACCTGCCCGGGGGCACCCAGAGCGGTCTGCGCCAGGTGCAGGAGATCCTCTCCAGCGTCGACGACGTCGCGTTCTGCTTCCTGCAGAGCACCGACGTGGTGCGGCACCGACTGGTCTCCGACATCGTCGACGCCTACGGGCGCTGGGACGCGACCCAGACGTCGGGGCAGAGCGCCGGCCGTAACCGCGGACGCCGGTGACGGGCCATCAGATGAACGTCGACATCTGCAACGAGTCGGGCGTCGAGGTCGACACCGACGCCCTGCTCGACCTGGTCCGGCACGTCCTGGACGAGATGCGCATCCACCCGCAGGCCGAGCTCTCCGTGCTGCTGGTCGACACCGCGACGATGGAGAAGCTCCACGTCCAGTGGATGGACGAGCCCGGGCCCACCGACGTCCTCGCCTTCCCGATGGACGAGCTGCGCCCCGGCCGCCGCGACAACCCGGAGGCCGACCCCGGTCTGCTCGGGGACGTCGTGCTCTGTCCCGAGGTCGCGGCGAACCAGGCCCGGATCGCCGGCCACTCCACCGAGGACGAGCTCCAGCTGCTCTGCACCCACGGCATACTCCACCTCCTCGGGTACGACCACGCCGACCCGGTGGAGGAGAAGGAGATGTTCGACGAGCAGCGCCGTCTGCTCGCCGCGTGGCACTCCCGGCGCCGGCAGGGCTAGGCGGCGACCTCCCCCATGGGCTCCGACCTCACGCTGATCCTCCTCGCCGTCACCCTGGTGGCGGTGGCCGGTGCGTTCGCGGCGATGGAGGCGGCGATCTCGCGGCTGTCCCGCTCGAAGGTGGAGGAGCTCGCCCGCAGCGGTCGCCGGCTCGGCGTCAAGCTGCGGGAGATCGCCGACGACACCCCGCGCTACCTGAACATCGCCCTGCTCCTGCGCCTGATCTGCGAACTGATGGCGACCGCCATGGTCGCGGTCGTCGCGCTGGGCGAGATCGACAACAAGTGGGGCGCGGTCGGCC
This region of Sporichthya brevicatena genomic DNA includes:
- a CDS encoding SigE family RNA polymerase sigma factor, which translates into the protein MVAELGAAGARWDADEAVTALYSEHYRSLVRLSALLLRDSMQAEEVVQDAFVAMHGAWRRIQDQDKALAYLRQTVVNRSRSVLRRRVVADKYAPTPGPDMPSAEHGALSRLESDRVMAALRKLPERQREALVLRYYGDLSEADIAAAMKVSKGAVKSHTHRGMAALRAMLEAEQTS
- a CDS encoding PhoH family protein yields the protein MAPMAESATAEHTIVVPPSVPMVGLLGSGDEYLRVIERSFPAVDFLARGNEIRVQGPQPEVALAERLFDELVVVLRTGAPLSADSVRRSVEMLRADTLTRPADVLTADILSNRGRAIRPKTLNQKRYVDAIDRHTITFGIGPAGTGKTYLAVAKAVQALQTKQVDRIILTRPAVEAGERLGFLPGTLYEKIDPYLRPLYDALRDMMDPEAVPRLLTDGVIEVAPLAFMRGRSLNSAFIILDEAQNTSPEQMKMFLTRLGFDSKIVVTGDITQVDLPGGTQSGLRQVQEILSSVDDVAFCFLQSTDVVRHRLVSDIVDAYGRWDATQTSGQSAGRNRGRR
- a CDS encoding cytochrome P450, with the protein product MTAPTRSAFDTCDLDSVDLSVPEAFVDGPPHELFARLRAQAPVHRNHSRNPYVGDFWSITRAADIEMVSKHATLFSAHERGIWMRSDAAGGLDLMRNMVIFKDPPDHTRYRKLVQVAFTPRTIAHLEDYVRARVTTILDRAAETGSMDLVKDLSLPVPLAVITDLLGAPASDVGKLADWTARLDTGVDAPELGICMEAMMEMAGYLEELILGQIKGDSLVGLLARAEVDGDRLTEDELLMFFAILVFAGNDTTRNATSSGVLALTEHPDQLQALAADPSRIPNAVEEILRWSTPLNYFARTALEDTEIRGVPIAAGDLLLLWYASGSRDEEILPGADRFDVLRPVEYHQAFGGGGRHFCLGAGLARLELKVIFEEFTRRVRDPRLSGPVVRHCTTWVNGYDSIPLTFTPA
- the ybeY gene encoding rRNA maturation RNase YbeY — protein: MNVDICNESGVEVDTDALLDLVRHVLDEMRIHPQAELSVLLVDTATMEKLHVQWMDEPGPTDVLAFPMDELRPGRRDNPEADPGLLGDVVLCPEVAANQARIAGHSTEDELQLLCTHGILHLLGYDHADPVEEKEMFDEQRRLLAAWHSRRRQG
- a CDS encoding histidine triad nucleotide-binding protein — translated: MTSSAPEPDCLFCKIVAGEIPATIVAETADTVAFRDINPQAPTHVLVIPREHHRDVAVMAEQNPALAGRLLADVAAVAQQEGLPGFRLVFNTGAAAQQTVFHVHAHVIGGRELTWPPG
- a CDS encoding Gmad2 immunoglobulin-like domain-containing protein, with the protein product MSDYGSRFGRPEPPEDLEAILARALRAEADRVHPVGDGLAKIRARTEARRGVLGWFTSAASRPALAGGTLVLALVAGTAIGLQVTGDNGRDVNVVERPPDPVAVQPFDGPVISNSQSDVERYVPEDPGPEIGATGGDDPEPTEGVIESPENTMMLKPVTEEQERNQDDSGIPVDDGQSNYVAITAPLSGRSYNSPLTVAGLARVFEAMVTVDVSQNGRVLKRANVQATQGAPELGDWQVTFALDPGNYRIDAYTLSAEDGETKLASDSIWITITTPPGAVQPTPIPSPTPSTPATPTPTPTPGAPTGTPTGTPTAPPPGSKIG
- a CDS encoding PucR family transcriptional regulator — its product is MDRPKVAQLLSEVARRHAPGDRDTAATLHREVLPGVPELTAVPVIARQTQQMVDEHVAAITAALAAAGSPQPVELAAITAPFARDCAHWDVSVGAILRSYQRGHQRLWQLWQQRIETEIADPEARAAVVALCAEVLLEYVTAGMEVTVHTHAVEREARLRGASWRQRDDVLAVLEGRASGSEHELSRRLGHPLERTHVAFVCWSRARFSGRDVGGLEAAAREWADAAAGCAPLLVPVDSTTTWGWISAPAGAGWLDGELPAPRDGFRIATGTPAPGPAGFRASHAEALRAQTIASAAAVPVGVTRFADVATLAVLTDDVEALRRFVAAQLGDLALPGEREERLRATLRNYLDGGTNIRAVARELNYHRNTIQQRLELAARLRGRPLDEDRSGLALALAVAEHYGPAVLAPDPATPG